Proteins encoded together in one Thalassotalea crassostreae window:
- the ybeD gene encoding DUF493 family protein YbeD gives MKTKFNELLEFPCVLNFKVMGLAVENLPDLVIEVLQQDTPGDYVPKIKPSSKGNYHSISIAVRVTSQQHIEKLYKELSAIEEVRYVL, from the coding sequence ATGAAAACCAAATTTAACGAATTACTTGAATTTCCATGTGTATTAAATTTTAAAGTAATGGGTTTGGCTGTTGAAAATTTACCTGACTTGGTTATTGAGGTGTTACAGCAAGATACACCAGGCGATTATGTCCCTAAAATAAAGCCTAGTAGTAAAGGCAACTACCATTCTATTTCTATTGCCGTTCGAGTCACTAGTCAACAGCATATTGAAAAGTTATATAAAGAATTATCTGCGATTGAAGAGGTCCGCTACGTTCTTTAA
- a CDS encoding septal ring lytic transglycosylase RlpA family protein, giving the protein MVKAVNTTLIILSTIILVACETNSRYSQKHDSIPTRLPTAEEQIEPVPQLLQKSRGGNKKSYTVLGKSYSVMDSAEGYNKTGIASWYGNKFHGHLTSNGEIYDMYAFSAAHKSLPIPSYVQVTNVENNKSVIVRVNDRGPFHQDRLIDLSYSAAYKLGMLAKGTANVKIVAIDKNNIAQFTQKDTAVAIAKAAPNMTTSQFEDIKPNDNIDVKEIKNTPIVTAKPVPVAAVSTQPQLKPKTKPAPAKPAYFDPYIHVLVTRDKLLASNTAKGLRFLMPVPVKLSEKNELFRVQLGPIEDATQAKDLLTRIQNQGYPGAYSIKSLK; this is encoded by the coding sequence ATCGTGAAAGCAGTCAATACTACCCTTATAATACTCTCGACCATAATACTTGTTGCCTGTGAGACAAACTCTCGATACTCACAAAAACATGACAGTATCCCTACACGATTACCGACCGCAGAAGAGCAAATCGAGCCGGTTCCACAATTGCTACAAAAATCACGCGGTGGCAACAAAAAGAGCTACACGGTATTGGGAAAAAGCTATTCAGTTATGGATAGTGCTGAAGGCTATAACAAAACAGGCATTGCTTCTTGGTATGGTAACAAATTTCACGGTCACTTAACGTCAAATGGCGAGATTTATGATATGTATGCTTTTAGTGCTGCACATAAGTCATTGCCAATACCTAGTTATGTACAGGTCACTAACGTAGAAAATAACAAGTCAGTGATTGTACGAGTCAATGATCGCGGTCCTTTTCATCAAGACCGATTAATTGATTTATCTTACTCTGCAGCTTATAAATTAGGGATGCTTGCTAAGGGTACTGCAAACGTTAAAATTGTTGCTATCGATAAAAACAACATAGCTCAGTTTACTCAAAAAGATACTGCTGTTGCCATAGCTAAAGCGGCGCCAAATATGACTACCAGTCAGTTTGAAGACATAAAGCCAAACGACAATATAGACGTCAAAGAAATTAAAAACACACCAATAGTCACAGCTAAACCAGTGCCGGTTGCCGCTGTGAGTACTCAACCTCAGCTAAAACCTAAGACAAAACCTGCACCTGCTAAACCAGCTTATTTTGATCCTTATATTCACGTTTTAGTTACCCGAGATAAATTATTAGCGAGTAATACCGCAAAAGGGTTGCGATTCTTAATGCCTGTACCAGTAAAATTATCGGAAAAAAATGAACTTTTTAGAGTTCAATTAGGACCAATAGAAGATGCAACACAGGCAAAAGATTTGCTAACACGAATACAAAACCAAGGTTATCCAGGTGCATATTCAATAAAATCGCTAAAATAA
- a CDS encoding D-amino acid aminotransferase, producing MTNIVYLNGDLLAKEDAKVSVLDRGFLFADGIYEVIPVYNDKPFRLEQHLARLQYCLEQVDIDNPHSNIEWKNIINTLIKRNGGGHLSIYLQITRGVSETRNHDKPSDINPTVFLMASELIVDETNISTASAALLEDIRWQFCDIKSISLLGNMLLKNQAKAKGHSEAILHRNGQVTEGSTSNVFIVKHREVFTPPQNNLILGGITRDVIIELAEAAGLKVHQQKITVDELLAADEVWITSSSREISPVTNIDENIINNGNIGPVAKVLHQEFQDFKKSLIL from the coding sequence ATGACAAATATTGTTTATTTAAATGGTGATCTACTCGCTAAAGAAGATGCAAAGGTTTCGGTTCTCGACCGAGGCTTTTTGTTTGCAGATGGTATTTACGAAGTTATTCCTGTTTACAACGACAAACCTTTCCGTTTAGAGCAACACCTTGCTCGACTACAATATTGCCTAGAGCAAGTCGACATTGATAACCCTCATTCAAACATTGAATGGAAAAACATCATAAACACCTTAATTAAGCGTAATGGTGGTGGTCACTTAAGTATCTATTTGCAGATCACTCGTGGTGTAAGCGAAACTCGAAATCACGATAAACCAAGCGATATTAACCCTACAGTGTTTTTAATGGCGAGCGAGTTAATCGTTGATGAAACTAACATTTCAACAGCCAGTGCAGCGTTACTTGAAGATATTCGCTGGCAATTTTGTGACATCAAGTCAATTTCACTACTTGGCAATATGCTACTGAAAAATCAGGCAAAAGCAAAAGGTCATAGTGAAGCAATATTGCATAGAAACGGCCAAGTAACCGAGGGCTCTACTTCCAATGTCTTCATAGTAAAGCACCGCGAAGTATTTACGCCACCACAAAATAATCTGATCTTAGGCGGCATTACACGGGATGTGATTATTGAGCTTGCTGAAGCTGCTGGTTTAAAAGTTCATCAACAAAAAATAACGGTAGATGAGTTACTCGCAGCTGATGAAGTTTGGATCACGTCATCGTCACGAGAAATATCACCTGTGACAAATATCGACGAAAACATTATCAATAATGGTAATATAGGCCCTGTAGCTAAGGTCTTACATCAAGAATTCCAAGACTTTAAGAAATCTTTAATACTTTAA
- a CDS encoding serine hydrolase has protein sequence MSNSARKLVTFFSGLILATSASAANILPDAPQINAKGYILLDHATGRVIAEGNADLQLEPASLTKMMTSYIIGKEIQAGNISNDSKVPISENAWAKNFPDSSKMFIEVGTEVPVSLLNQGIIVASGNDACVAMAEYIAGSESAFADMMNAYSQQLGMDGTNFENSHGLSGANHFSTPRDMATLASALIRDVPEEYKIYKQKKFTYNNIPQYNRNSLLWDKSMNVDGLKTGHHSAAGYNLVTSATKGNMRLVTVVMGATSEQARKIESKKLLSYGFRFFETITPYQAGEVFDSARIWMGDVENVDLGILSDAAITIPRGQRKNLEAEFKLDQQLEAPLAKGSVVGTVFLKLDGETIADYPLVTLQEVNEGGWFSRLIDWIKLQFQ, from the coding sequence ATGAGCAATTCAGCGCGCAAGTTAGTAACTTTTTTCAGTGGACTAATATTAGCTACGTCTGCTTCGGCAGCAAACATTCTTCCCGACGCACCGCAGATTAATGCTAAAGGTTATATTCTTTTAGATCATGCTACAGGGCGTGTCATTGCCGAAGGTAATGCCGATCTGCAATTAGAGCCGGCGAGCTTAACGAAAATGATGACCAGCTACATCATAGGTAAAGAAATCCAGGCTGGTAATATTTCTAATGACTCTAAGGTGCCAATTAGTGAAAACGCTTGGGCAAAAAACTTCCCTGATTCATCAAAGATGTTCATTGAAGTAGGCACTGAAGTACCGGTTAGTTTATTAAACCAAGGTATTATCGTTGCCTCGGGTAACGATGCCTGTGTTGCTATGGCAGAATATATCGCCGGCAGTGAAAGTGCGTTTGCAGATATGATGAATGCGTATTCTCAACAACTAGGTATGGATGGCACTAACTTCGAAAACTCACATGGATTAAGCGGTGCAAATCACTTTAGTACACCTCGAGATATGGCAACACTAGCTAGCGCGTTAATTCGAGATGTACCTGAAGAATACAAAATTTATAAACAAAAAAAGTTTACTTATAACAACATTCCTCAATATAACCGCAATAGTTTATTGTGGGATAAGAGCATGAACGTTGACGGTCTTAAAACAGGTCATCACAGTGCAGCAGGATATAACTTAGTTACCAGCGCAACAAAAGGTAATATGCGTTTAGTAACTGTTGTTATGGGTGCAACAAGTGAACAAGCTCGTAAGATTGAGAGTAAAAAGTTACTTAGCTATGGTTTCCGCTTCTTTGAGACAATCACTCCTTATCAAGCGGGTGAAGTTTTTGATAGCGCCCGCATTTGGATGGGTGACGTTGAAAACGTTGATTTAGGTATTTTATCGGACGCAGCAATTACCATTCCACGTGGTCAGCGTAAAAACCTTGAAGCTGAATTCAAACTTGATCAACAACTAGAAGCGCCATTAGCTAAAGGCTCTGTCGTTGGTACCGTATTCTTAAAACTTGATGGTGAAACCATTGCGGATTACCCGTTAGTAACACTACAAGAAGTAAACGAAGGTGGCTGGTTTAGTCGTTTAATCGATTGGATCAAACTTCAGTTTCAATAA
- a CDS encoding DsbC family protein yields the protein MKKLLCFALVIIASISTTFASEEDDLVKKIKQFEHGKFAYASINVIRKAPLKGLEDYYEVEINGQTLIIHKDGQNAIVGFAFDLESMTNLSQTYKLSKIGKVAKVEIEKLKEDNFVTFTPSVKKVATMYVFTDTTCGFCKKLHNEIDTYLANGVEVKYIPYPRNGMREGDKGYEEAKQIMCAADRNKAMQEIKDGISYGKYIKANYGERCTQTVVNGRTAGSNIGFSGTPFIYLSTGDSIPGYKSADAILRLLD from the coding sequence ATGAAAAAATTACTATGTTTTGCATTAGTAATCATTGCGTCAATTTCCACAACTTTTGCATCAGAAGAAGACGATTTAGTAAAAAAAATTAAACAATTTGAGCACGGTAAATTTGCATACGCGAGCATTAACGTGATCCGAAAAGCACCATTAAAGGGTTTAGAAGATTATTACGAAGTCGAAATCAATGGACAAACACTTATCATTCACAAAGACGGCCAAAATGCGATCGTAGGTTTTGCATTCGACTTAGAATCTATGACTAACCTTAGTCAAACATACAAACTCTCTAAGATAGGTAAAGTTGCTAAAGTTGAGATAGAGAAACTTAAAGAAGATAACTTTGTCACCTTCACACCAAGTGTGAAAAAAGTAGCCACTATGTATGTATTTACTGATACCACCTGTGGTTTCTGTAAAAAATTGCACAATGAGATAGATACTTATTTGGCCAATGGCGTAGAGGTTAAGTATATTCCTTACCCTAGAAATGGTATGCGCGAAGGTGATAAAGGCTATGAAGAAGCGAAACAAATTATGTGCGCAGCCGACAGAAATAAAGCAATGCAAGAAATTAAAGACGGTATCAGTTACGGTAAATATATCAAAGCAAATTACGGTGAACGATGCACACAAACAGTAGTTAATGGCAGGACAGCAGGCAGTAATATAGGTTTTAGCGGCACACCATTTATCTATTTATCTACAGGTGATTCGATACCGGGATATAAAAGTGCAGATGCTATATTAAGACTATTAGATTAA